The sequence GTGCTGGATCATCAGGTTGTCGTCCACGAGGGCCGTGCCGTCCGTCTTGAACGCTTCCGCGGCGGCGGGAGGTACCGTTTCCAGCACGCCGTAGTAGGGGAACGCGCCCTCGAGCGCCCGTACGTTCGACAGCCGTGAAGAGCCCGTCCGGGGGAAGGAGACCATGGAGACGAAACTGGACTGGCGCGACTGCTCGCCGCCCAGGTTCCGGAGAAAGACTTCGGCCGAATCCGAGAAGGCCGTCCGGGTGTTGATGTCGAGGTCGGCGCCGAGCAGGGCCTTGGCCTCCACGTCGATCGCGGCCGCCATGCTGTCGCCCAGGGTACGGATTGAGACCAGGGCGGCGGTGCCCAGGATGATGGACGACATGTACAGGAGCAGGCGGCGCCGGTAGGTCCGACTGTCCCGCCAGGCCATGCTGAGCAGCCAGCCTGCCCGTACCGGCGTCTTATCAGATGCGGGAGGAACGCTCATGACTCAAGGATCGGGGGTAAGGGAAAGGGACGCTGCTTCCGGAATATCGGAATGCACAGGATGGTAGTCTTCGACCATGCGGCCCCCGCTCAACCGGACGATGCGGCGGGTCCTCCGCGCAAGGTCGAGGTTGTGGGTCACGGTGACCAGGGTCGTACCGGATTCCTCGTTCAATTCGAACAGCAGGCTTTCCACGGTAGCGGCCGTATCGGCGTCGAGATTGCCCGTGGGTTCGTCCACGAAGAGCAGCGCCGGACGGTTGATGAAGGCCCTGGCCATGGCGACCCGCTGCTGTTCGCCCCCGGACAGCTGCACCGGGTAGTGGGTGGTCCGGTCCGCCAGCCCCACTCGGTCCAGGAGTTCCTCCGCCCGGCGGTAGACCGCCTTTTCGCCGCGCAGTTCGGCCGGGACCATGACGTTCTCGAGACTGGTGAGGGTCGGGATGAGCTGGAAATTCTGAAAGACGAAGCCCACGTGACGGTTGCGTACGCGGGCCCGTTCATCCTCATCGAGATCGTCCAGCACGATGCCGTTCAGCGAGACGGATCCCGTAGTTGCCCGATCCAGGCCGGCGCAGAGGCCGAGCAGCGTCGTCTTCCCGCTGCCGGAGGGCCCGATGATCGCCAGGGAGTCACCCGGCATCAGGTCGAAATCGATCTCCCGCAGCACGGTAAGCGTCCCGCCGCCGCTCGGGTAGGTTTTGCTCAGGTCCCGGACCGACAGGATAGGCTGTTCGCTCATGGTGACGGTGCTTCTCCTTCCCCGTTTTCCGGTTCCCGCAATTCCGGGTACCGGTCCAGTACCTGCAGGAGACGATCGGGATAGTCCGTAATGATGCCGTCTACGCCGTGATCGACATGGCGTTTCATTTCCGCTTCCTTGTTGATCGTCCAGACATACACGTCCATGTTGTGCCGGTGGGCGCCCGATACGAACCGGGAGCTTACCAGGGTCCGATTTTGAAAACTGGGCGGTACTTGCATCGTCTCACCCCCGGGCACGAAGGCGAACCCGAGTCTCAGGGAGTTCAGCACCCAGAAGCCGAGTACCTCGCCGGCCGTGGACGATGTCGCGATACCCGGGTTGTTGTCCCGGATGTATTTGACGCTCTCGGACTGAAAGGAAGCGATGACCTTCCGTTCCGGGTACGAACACTGCGCGATTGCCTCGGAGAAACGGACCCGGGCGGCATCGGACACGTCCTTCAGCTCGATGATCATACGGGAATCGGGGAGTGCGTTCAGTACCTCTTCCAGCGTCGGTACCCGCAAACCCATGCCCCGGAACGGAAAGCTCGCGCCGTCGTCCGCGGTCCATCGGTAGCCCGCGTCCAGTTCCCGCAGTGCGTCCCAGGTCATCTCGTCGACCCGGCCCACGCCTTCGGTCGTACGGTCGACCGTAGCGTCGTGGATGACCACCAGTTCACCGTCGCTGGTGGCGTGCACGTCGAATTCCAGTGCGTCCGCACCGATTCTGACCGCGTTTTGAAAGGCGAATAGGGTGTTTTCCGGCCACAGTCCCGCGCCGCCGCGGTGGGCGATGGCCAGGAGTTGGTCCGTATCCGTGAATGTATGCTCGGGCATGGGGCGGGATATAATCGAAGTGTATGCCAGGACCGCGACAATTATGACCACGGCTGCAACGGCCAGCCGAATAAACCATTTCCAGATGAATCGAAGCATTCAGCCGCCGCGGTTGGATTTAAAGGGGCCAGTCCCGAAGGATGCGTTCTACTTCTTCGGCGTGACTGCTCTCGTCCCGGATCATGTCTTCCAGCTGGACCATGAGGCCGTAATCGCCGTACTCCTCGGCCTCGGACCGGCGTTGGACGTATCGCCGGACGATGGTGCGTTCGTCCTCAAGCATGGTCTCCAGGTTCTCGCGGTTCGAATCGCTTACCTTGACCGGACGGGGAACGGTCGTGGGCTCGCCGCCCAGCACCACGATCTTGTCGGCCAGGTATTGCGCATGAAGTTGCTCATCGGCAACCTCGTCCTGAAAGAACTTGGCCAGTTCGGGCCGATAGGGACCGCTGGCCTTGGCCGCGTAGACGGTAAACTGGATGATCGCGCCGAGTTCGGCGGCCAGGTCTCCGTTCAGGTTATCGATCAGGGTCTGCTTGTCCATGGTTCCGCTCCTTTTACTCGCTGTCCTCATTTGACAAACGAAAACGTCCTATCCTTCGGTTGTTTTCATGATACGTATCGCCGCCGAAATAAACAACGCGTTAGTTTCTCTATAGTGTGCCGTGGCCCGCAAATCAGCGAGCCGGGACGGGTTA comes from Gemmatimonadota bacterium and encodes:
- a CDS encoding ABC transporter ATP-binding protein, with amino-acid sequence MSEQPILSVRDLSKTYPSGGGTLTVLREIDFDLMPGDSLAIIGPSGSGKTTLLGLCAGLDRATTGSVSLNGIVLDDLDEDERARVRNRHVGFVFQNFQLIPTLTSLENVMVPAELRGEKAVYRRAEELLDRVGLADRTTHYPVQLSGGEQQRVAMARAFINRPALLFVDEPTGNLDADTAATVESLLFELNEESGTTLVTVTHNLDLARRTRRIVRLSGGRMVEDYHPVHSDIPEAASLSLTPDP
- a CDS encoding glycerophosphodiester phosphodiesterase yields the protein MLRFIWKWFIRLAVAAVVIIVAVLAYTSIISRPMPEHTFTDTDQLLAIAHRGGAGLWPENTLFAFQNAVRIGADALEFDVHATSDGELVVIHDATVDRTTEGVGRVDEMTWDALRELDAGYRWTADDGASFPFRGMGLRVPTLEEVLNALPDSRMIIELKDVSDAARVRFSEAIAQCSYPERKVIASFQSESVKYIRDNNPGIATSSTAGEVLGFWVLNSLRLGFAFVPGGETMQVPPSFQNRTLVSSRFVSGAHRHNMDVYVWTINKEAEMKRHVDHGVDGIITDYPDRLLQVLDRYPELREPENGEGEAPSP
- a CDS encoding ferritin-like domain-containing protein; translated protein: MDKQTLIDNLNGDLAAELGAIIQFTVYAAKASGPYRPELAKFFQDEVADEQLHAQYLADKIVVLGGEPTTVPRPVKVSDSNRENLETMLEDERTIVRRYVQRRSEAEEYGDYGLMVQLEDMIRDESSHAEEVERILRDWPL